From the genome of Solanum dulcamara chromosome 12, daSolDulc1.2, whole genome shotgun sequence:
AATTATTCAGAAAATGATGTCCACTTTATGAAATGATGTTGACATTCTTTCTTTCCGAGAATAATTAGGAAGATAACATTCTTTCTTTGGCAAAGAACTCACGGCGATCTCTGGGAAAACCACACGACTGCTCCTGAAAGATAGATGAACACATAAAACAACTAttgatcaaaattttatttcctttttgtctGAATCACATTCTTTCTTTCCGAGTATAATTAGGATTTCTATCTTCCAGCCTCTCAGTTTCTTGTACTAATGAAGAATGCTAAGAGAGAATCTTCTAATGATCCTTAATCCTTATATCTTGGCTTCTCCATACGGCACAATAACCAGTACTGCAATTGACAAACTAGGTAATGGAGAACCCTTGATATCTTTGCATATTGTTGCTTATTGAAAAAgagatttgttttttttatcattattgaaAAAAGAGGTTTTTCTGTAAGGGAAATTAAACCTGGGAGAACCTGCTGATATCATACATTGGTTCCTTCTTATGCATGCTATCCATTTGTTGTGGAGGGGAAGGGGCACAACCATCAAGCTACATCAAATTTTCACATGACAAAGGGAAAAACTCACTTGAAATTTCTGAAAGAATAAGGCTGGACAATATGAGTAAAAGATAGCTGGAAATGCATGATTCTGCCTAATGAATGTGCAGCTCTCCTAAGGCAGACAGCAccattaaatcttgatatagTATGTTCAGCACTCAAATGCTTAGAAATTGTGGGACAGCTCGGTAAAGGCAGTTTGGCAGCCATGCTTTGTAGGAATCTGTTAAAACAAAACACAAGGATCAGCAAGAACCATGAAGAGTTATTCCTATCTCCCAGAAGAGGGTCCAGaaaaatttggaaaatgatATATTGCATATGTGTTTCTTACTCCTGGAATGATTCAACATTGAGGAGTATGTAAATGAGACAAAAGAAACACTTACTGTCCCATTGTTATGCAACACAgttattattttccttttttagaCAATGGTGTCTAAGACAGCTTACGAGTACCTCAATTAATTAACGATAGTCTATTAAAGCCCACAAGCACAAGTGCTGAGTAGACCAACCCATAAACTGAAGCAAATGAGCTCACGTGTGTTGTAGCTTGGATTCAAACCTGGAATCTCCAGGTTGTTACTCCTATATCTTAACTACGGAACTGTCCAGGGATATTCATTTCAGTTTAATGAAGCATAGCAGCCCATACAATTTACAAGATTGAACTCCCTCCTATTACACCTATCCTAAGTCCTGTCTAGAATTGGAAGAATGCTAAACAAAGATACTT
Proteins encoded in this window:
- the LOC129877666 gene encoding uncharacterized protein LOC129877666 isoform X2 — protein: MTLFRLYNWSAGETIDGGFSHRRRHRKLTGGFEADRFLQSMAAKLPLPSCPTISKHLSAEHTISRFNGAVCLRRAAHSLGRIMHFQLSFTHIVQPYSFRNFKSSRVVFPEIAVSSLPKKECYLPNYSRKERMSTSFHKVDIIF